The genomic region GACCCAAAATTCAAAGAGGAGTTTGATGGATTATTGAAAGACTATGTAGGTAGACCTACACCTCTTTATTTTGCAAAGAAATTATCTGAAAAGTATGGTGCTAAAATCTACCTTAAAAGAGAAGATTTAAATCATACTGGTGCACATAAAGTAAACAATACTATTGGGCAGATTCTTTTAGCAAGAAGGTTAAATAAGAAGAAGATTATCGCAGAGACAGGTGCAGGTCAACATGGTGTGGCTACAGCTACTGTTTGTGCTTTAATGAATATGGAGTGTATCGTTTACATGGGAGAAATTGACATTGCTCGTCAACGTCCGAATGTAGAGCGTATGCGTTTATTAGGAGCAACAGTAATTCCAGCAACTAGTGGTTCTAAGACATTAAAAGATGCAACAAATGAGGCAATGCGTCATTGGATTAATAACCCAAATGATACACACTATATTATTGGTTCAGTTGTAGGACCTCATCCATACCCAGATATGGTTGCGAAGTTTCAGTCAGTGATTTCAGAAGAAATCAAATGGCAGTTAAAAGAAAAAGAAGGGAAAGAAAATCCAGATCATGTTATTGCATGTGTAGGAGGTGGTTCTAATGCAGCAGGTGCATTTTTCCATTACTTAGATGAGAAAGATGTCAACTTGGTAGCAGTAGAAGCTGCCGGACATGGAGTTGAATCTGGGGAGTCAGCAGCAACAACTGCCTTGGGTACTCCAGGTGTACTTCATGGATCTAAAACGATTTTGATGCAAACAGAAGATGGGCAAGTGGTAGAACCTTACTCAATTTCTGCTGGTCTTGATTACCCTGGTATTGGGCCAATCCATGCTCATTTATTTGATTCAGGAAGAGCAGAATTCAAATATGTTACTGATGATGAAGCCATGAATGCAGGTGTTGAATTGTCAAGGTTGGAAGGTATTATTCCAGCGGTAGAATCAGCTCATGCCTTTGCAGCTTTAGGTAAAATGAACTTTAAATCTGATGATGTTGTAGTTGTAAACTTATCAGGTAGAGGCGATAAAGACCTTGAGACATACATTAAATGGGGGAACTATTAATCACTCATTAAACGAAAGGTCACTTTTAAAGATCACAGGTTAATTAGGTTAGCCTGTGATTTTTTTTGGTCTTAAAAAGGAAGAAGAAGAAATTAATTAAGTAATACTAAACATTGTGATTGCCGTTTTATCAACTAACTCAAATAATAAATACTAAAACAAGATTACAATGAGACAATTACTTATTATTCAACTTCTGTTTGTTCTTTTATCCTCAACCTCATTCGCTCAACTAATCCCTGTTGAGATTGACTTATCTAAAAAGAACCTTACTTATCCATTCACTCCTGTAGACATGCCAATGTTTACCAATAACACAGACGATATTCAATTGACATCGCCAGTTTCTGTACTTAAGGAAGATGGTAGCTATGTAACAGGAAATATCAAATTTGTAGCAGGAAGTCTAGATAATATTGTTACTCAAATCCATGTCAAAGATCAACAGACAGGAGAGAAAGTAAAATTAAAACTAGAAGAGATTAAATCTATAGTGATTGCTACATCAAAAGATGTCAATCTAAATACAGTTGTTAATCAACATGAGTCTATTTCATATATTGGAGATAAAGACTTATCACAAATTACAGTAACAAAAAATCAAGTTTCTTATTTTGAAAAAGTAATGATTTCAAAAGGGAAAAAACAGAAAGCAGTATTGCTACAGGCAATCAATTATGAGCAATCAAAAGAAAATGATGTCACTGTATTTTATGATCCAAAAGGAAAGAATACTCAAGTGAAAGTGAATTTGGTTATCAATGAACCTGGTTATAAATTCAAAGGTGCAGTAATGGAGTTTGTTCCTAATGCCTATTATATTAAGAATAATACGACTGGTGAAGTGGTACATATTTCTGAGAAGGAATACAAAAAATCTATGGGAACATACCCTGAAACTATATTTACAGATGCCTCTGTTATTGAAAGATTGAAAGAAGGGAATAAAGCATCTGTTAATAAGTATTCAGAAGATAATTGGGCTTTCTTCTTGATGAATGCAATCAATTATAATTTGAATAATACAGGAGAGGCATCTTCAACGAAATAACAATTATTGATACTGACTTGATAAGAAATTTATGTAGCTTTAGCCGTAACAATAAAAAGAATGAAACGATGAAGATATATTTTTCTGGATCAATCAGAGGAGGTAGAGATGATGCAAAGTTATATGCAGATATCATCGAACATATAAAACAATATGGAGAGGTATTAACTGAGCATATCGGACAAATGGATTTGCAAGAAAATGAAATCACAGATCGACAAATCCATGATCAGGACCTGAATTGGTTGATTGAATCTGATATCATTATTGCTGAAGTAACAGTTCCGTCTTTAGGAGTTGGGTATGAATTAGGTAGAGGTGTTGAAATGAAAAAGCCAACTTACTGTTTTCATAGAACCCCTCAAACTTCTGCGATGGTATCTGGATGTCCGGAAATCAAAACATATCACTACGAAAGTTTGGATGAGATTAAAGTATTAATCGATCAGATTTTTCAATAAAAATAAATCCCCTCTACCATACGATAGAGGGGATTTATTTTTTTATTGAGATGATTCTATTCTGCTTGACAAGATTCGAATGTCTTAGAACTGATGCTCCAAACGGTTTCTACTCTTCGCTGTTTCATAGATAAACCTCTTGTGTTAGAGTTGATACTGCCAAGTAAACTAGTTAATGGACTGTCTCCACCTCCTCTTGAAGCGGCTCTTACACCATCAACATTGAAGAGTTGCTCTGCATTAGGAATGGCTTCCTCAGAGGCTAATAAGAACATTTTATCAGATCCTGTACCTTCGATAGTAAAATCGATATACTGTCCTTCTAAGTTGACAGGGACAACATCTTTTGCGTAACCTTCTAATATATTATCAGACTTATTATCCGAGAAATTATAAGGTAATACTAATTGCATTCCACCGGCATCGTCTATAATAAATACATATAGGAACATATTTTTCTTTTTCCAGTTAGCATACAATGTTTCATTCTTTTTGAATGCTAATCTCATATTTTGACCTTCAAAGATTTTACCTTCTGATACTACTTCATTTTTATCAAGATTGATTAGACAAAGTTCGTAAGGGAAAGCCATGTTTGAAGGAGAGTTTAATGTCATCCATCTCTTTGCTGCTCCAATTTTTTGAGCTTGACTTTGTAATTCGTAAACAAAACGCTGTGACGATACAGTCATCGGGTCTGCATAATAAGGCAGGGTTTTCGTTTCACTAGACTGTGTATGTCCGGACTGAAGTACCCATGCATATTTTAGTTTTCCTTCGCTTTCAAAACCAGACAGAACATATGTAGCATCTAGAGGTGAAGTACTCAACTTTGTGGCAGACTCTTTTAATGAAGCAGAAAGGGCATTATATTTTTCAGATGATAACGGTAAGTTGATCAATAATTTTACACTTCCTTCACATTTAAGTTTATCAACACCTTTTTTAACTGAAGAAGAAGAGATTGATTTTCCTAAGTCTTCTTGTTGACCACAAGTGTTGGATAAAACCCAAGTGGAAGTGACATCATTAAATGCTAAAGTATGTGTACCGATCTCCCAAGGTTTAATTAATTGATACGAAGAAGATAGAGACATCAAGTCTTGACCTAACTTTGTTATTTGACTATCATTTAAGTCACTTTTAGCACTGTACACGACCAAGTTCGGAGCACTTTTATGAGCCCATACGCTTACTTCAAAAGCATCACCTTCTTTCACATCAGCAAGGTTACCTGTTTTTACTTTTGCATAGGAGTTAGTCATACCGTCTAATAGAGATACTTCTAACTCAATTCCTTTACTGTTTTTAAGGATAGTACCTTTCGTGATTTTCAATGCGGCTCCACCAAGCATCTTAATCTCACCGTTTGATTTATTGATTTTCTCAACGAAAAGTAAAGGGTTTTCAGAAGTAGCTACTTCTTCTCCAAACAATGAAGAAGCCATACGGTCTTCTTGCCCTTCGAAAGTAGGTGTTTGTACCTTACCATCGTATCTTAAAAGTGAACGAATTCTTTTTTCTAGTGTCGCTACATCTTCTTGAGCAGGTGATGCATTAATTGCTTTTAGGAAAGCATCAGTGAATGCACCTTGTGGAAGGCCTTCTTCATTTACTGTTTCAGAAGCCGTTTCATTATTTTGAGCTGCTGAAATAATTAATGCACCTTTTGTTGATGGAGGAGTAGTTCTAGGTACTTCCATCTTAATATCTGGAAACTTGTGATTTAAGCTTCTTGTTACAGGTGTTGCTGCTGTAACAGCATTTCTAGAGACCGAACCACTATGGCAGCTATCAAAAATAGCCGTTAGTTTTGCATTCTTATTTGTAACCGCTAATAGGTATTGGTTCAATTCTGTATCTAGAATATAACTTTGCTCTCCTTTATAAGCATCAGAAGGAACAATACATTCTTGAGTCTTGTCAGCTTCGAAGTGTTTACTATTGGCAACTTGAGAACCATGTCCTGCATAATATATAAACACGATATCTCCAGCTTTTGCACTTTTACCTAACCATTGGAAGGCTGATTTTAATCCCTCAGTAGTAGTTTCTTCAGGAGTATCTAACAACTTAATTTCATCAAATTGATATTTACATTGCAGCACATTGGCCATAGCATTAGCATCTCTAACAGCACCATTTAAGTTACGCCAAGTAAGAGTAGTATTGGTTGGTGTGTCAGGAACATATTTATCTATACCAATTACCAATGCAATTTTTTTTGCATGAGCTGTCTGGAAAGAAGACAATAATAGGATAAAGATGAGTATTGGGAATGTTTTTTTCATCTGAATAGGAATACAACAATAGTGTTAGAAATTGTTTGATACAGTAAAAATATAAAAAAATATAACACAGTCCATGTGAAAATCATTACAAATTGATTATTAAATCACTATGTATATTGAGATTTTTTATAAAATTACTATATTTGCTTGACATATTTTCAATAAATGTATAGTTATACTTGTTGAGAATCTAATTTTGTAGGAGTGCGAAAAGAGAAGTAAGATGATCTACTATAGTACTAAACGACAAGCCGAAGAGGCGAGCTTAAAGAAGGCTCTCTTTAAAGGACTGCCTGAAGATAATGGCCTATATATGCCTGAGACAATTGCAAAGTTACCTCAGGAGTTTTTTGATAATATTGAGACGTTATCATTCCAAGATATCGCTTTTGAAGTAGCTAATGCTCTTTTAAGCGAAGATGTACCTTCAGAGGAAATCAGAAAGATTGTTGATGAAGCAGTTAATTTTGATGCTCCAATCGTAAAGGTAGTGGATCAGATTTATTCATTAGAATTGTTCCATGGCCCAACTTTGGCCTTCAAAGATTTTGGAGCGCGTTTTATGGCCCGTCTAATGTCTTACTTCTTAGAGAAAGGGGAAAGATTACATATTCTAGTAGCAACATCTGGAGATACAGGTAGTGCTGTAGCACAAGGTTTCTTTGGTGTAGAAGGCATTCAAGTAACTATCCTTTATCCTAAAGGAAAAGTAAGCCCAATTCAAGAGCAACAACTTACGACTAACGGTGGTAATATTAAAGCTGTTGAAATTGAAGGTACTTTTGATGATTGCCAGAAATTAGTGAAAGAAGCATTTCTTGATGAAGAATTAAGTGATGCGTTGAATCTTACTTCTGCTAACTCAATCAACATTAGCCGTCTAATTCCTCAATCTTTCTATTATTTCAATGCATTTGCACAATTAAAGAGAGAAGGGTATAAAAAAGTAGTATTCTGTACGCCATCGGGTAACTTCGGTAACTTATGTGGTGGTATTATAGCAAATAAAATGGGCTTGAAAGTGGAAAACTTTATCGCAGCAACTAATGCGAACAAAGTAGTTCCTGTATACCTTAAAACTGAGGTATTCCAACCTCGTCCATCTTTATCTACAATTTCTAATGCGATGGATGTGGGTAACCCATCAAACTTCCCTCGTTTATTAGAATTGAATGATAATTCTTTCGAGAAACTAAAGAAAAAAGTAACAGGAACTTATTTCACTGATGAAGAAACTCGTCAGACAATGAAAGAAGTTTATGATGAGTCAGGATATGTATTATGTCCACACTCAGCTATCGGTTACCAAGCAGTTAAAGATTACTTTGATAAGGAAGATCTTGGTAAGAAAACTGCAGGTGTATTCTTAGCTACGGCTCACCCTGTGAAATTTGTTGAAGTAGTAGAGCCTGTAATTAATCAAAAATTAGAGATCCCTACACGTCTTCAAGAAATTATTGATAGACCAAAAAAGGCTACACTTTTACCTGCTGACTTTAAACAATTTAAGAAGTATCTATTAGCAGAAGTAGAAGCTACAGTATAGATATTATACATTTACTCACATCTATTTTTTCAACTCCTTTTCTGGTTTTACTAGAGAAGGAGTTTTTGTTTTATATGATATCTATGAAAGAAAATAAATCGAATTGATTAACTTGTTTATTCAACAACGCCTAATACGATTAATACAACCGCATGCTGATTG from Flammeovirga agarivorans harbors:
- a CDS encoding caspase family protein, with the translated sequence MKKTFPILIFILLLSSFQTAHAKKIALVIGIDKYVPDTPTNTTLTWRNLNGAVRDANAMANVLQCKYQFDEIKLLDTPEETTTEGLKSAFQWLGKSAKAGDIVFIYYAGHGSQVANSKHFEADKTQECIVPSDAYKGEQSYILDTELNQYLLAVTNKNAKLTAIFDSCHSGSVSRNAVTAATPVTRSLNHKFPDIKMEVPRTTPPSTKGALIISAAQNNETASETVNEEGLPQGAFTDAFLKAINASPAQEDVATLEKRIRSLLRYDGKVQTPTFEGQEDRMASSLFGEEVATSENPLLFVEKINKSNGEIKMLGGAALKITKGTILKNSKGIELEVSLLDGMTNSYAKVKTGNLADVKEGDAFEVSVWAHKSAPNLVVYSAKSDLNDSQITKLGQDLMSLSSSYQLIKPWEIGTHTLAFNDVTSTWVLSNTCGQQEDLGKSISSSSVKKGVDKLKCEGSVKLLINLPLSSEKYNALSASLKESATKLSTSPLDATYVLSGFESEGKLKYAWVLQSGHTQSSETKTLPYYADPMTVSSQRFVYELQSQAQKIGAAKRWMTLNSPSNMAFPYELCLINLDKNEVVSEGKIFEGQNMRLAFKKNETLYANWKKKNMFLYVFIIDDAGGMQLVLPYNFSDNKSDNILEGYAKDVVPVNLEGQYIDFTIEGTGSDKMFLLASEEAIPNAEQLFNVDGVRAASRGGGDSPLTSLLGSINSNTRGLSMKQRRVETVWSISSKTFESCQAE
- the thrC gene encoding threonine synthase, yielding MIYYSTKRQAEEASLKKALFKGLPEDNGLYMPETIAKLPQEFFDNIETLSFQDIAFEVANALLSEDVPSEEIRKIVDEAVNFDAPIVKVVDQIYSLELFHGPTLAFKDFGARFMARLMSYFLEKGERLHILVATSGDTGSAVAQGFFGVEGIQVTILYPKGKVSPIQEQQLTTNGGNIKAVEIEGTFDDCQKLVKEAFLDEELSDALNLTSANSINISRLIPQSFYYFNAFAQLKREGYKKVVFCTPSGNFGNLCGGIIANKMGLKVENFIAATNANKVVPVYLKTEVFQPRPSLSTISNAMDVGNPSNFPRLLELNDNSFEKLKKKVTGTYFTDEETRQTMKEVYDESGYVLCPHSAIGYQAVKDYFDKEDLGKKTAGVFLATAHPVKFVEVVEPVINQKLEIPTRLQEIIDRPKKATLLPADFKQFKKYLLAEVEATV
- a CDS encoding nucleoside 2-deoxyribosyltransferase; protein product: MKIYFSGSIRGGRDDAKLYADIIEHIKQYGEVLTEHIGQMDLQENEITDRQIHDQDLNWLIESDIIIAEVTVPSLGVGYELGRGVEMKKPTYCFHRTPQTSAMVSGCPEIKTYHYESLDEIKVLIDQIFQ
- the trpB gene encoding tryptophan synthase subunit beta; amino-acid sequence: MTYQQPDQNGYYGQFGGAYIPEMLYPNVKELKDNYEAMIADPKFKEEFDGLLKDYVGRPTPLYFAKKLSEKYGAKIYLKREDLNHTGAHKVNNTIGQILLARRLNKKKIIAETGAGQHGVATATVCALMNMECIVYMGEIDIARQRPNVERMRLLGATVIPATSGSKTLKDATNEAMRHWINNPNDTHYIIGSVVGPHPYPDMVAKFQSVISEEIKWQLKEKEGKENPDHVIACVGGGSNAAGAFFHYLDEKDVNLVAVEAAGHGVESGESAATTALGTPGVLHGSKTILMQTEDGQVVEPYSISAGLDYPGIGPIHAHLFDSGRAEFKYVTDDEAMNAGVELSRLEGIIPAVESAHAFAALGKMNFKSDDVVVVNLSGRGDKDLETYIKWGNY